The genome window ATACAAGctcagaaatgtatttatatagccgtGGATGTAACAAGGGGTCCAGAAATCTGAGATGAGATTGAAAAACTATGATTTTCAAGAAGTAAATTTAAACCAGGAAATATACTTAAATAATTACATTGAattgtataatataaatgtatactgtATGATGCAACTAATACAATAGAAGTGAATGAGTGCCGTTGATCATGTCACTTTCTGTTCAGATTGTTTTCCATTAAAACACTTGATGATCTTTTGATGATCTCAAATCATgctgaagaatcctgaaaacctGATAATCAGAAAGTCTTCTCTGGTTTTTATCTTCAGTATTCAGCTCAAAATATGACTAAATTTATTGGTGGTTTTACTGTAGCTAGTCAAAACAGTTTAAACTCATTTCTGTTTGGTATTTCAACTAAATATTATTTCTACTttatatctataataataataattaataataataaaataaatagagtgAGATTCATGCAATTAAAACGCATACAAAGATACATTTATCAGACATGTGAAGttgttttctctgaagtgttgaAGTGCTGTTACAGTTTTGTCTCCATCAGACTCTTACCAGTTGGCTCTGGATCTGAACACAGTGAACCCCCTCCTTGGACTGTCTGATGGGAACAGCGTTATCTTTCAGGGTGACATGTGCTATGGGTATCcggatcatccagacagatttgattaCTGGGAGCAGGTGTTGTGTACAAAGAGAGTGTGTGGACGCTCTTACTGGGAAGTTGAGCAGAGTGAGAAAGGTATGATGGAGGTAGCAGTGTCATATAAGAACATCCGTAGGAAGGGAGAGGTTGAGAGGAGGGATTGCTTGTTTGGATGTAATGATCACTCCTGGAGTTTATTCTGCTCTTCCTTCAGATGCTCATTCACTCACAATAGCATAGAGACTGATCTCCCTGTAAAGTCCATCAGCaggagaataggagtgtttgtggatcacagtgcaggaactctgtccttctacagcgtctctgacacaatgagcctcatccacacagtccagaccacattcactcagccgctctatcctgggtttagAGTTTATTATGGAACAACCATGAAACTATCCAATTTATCAAAATAGAGATATTCTACCTGAATTTGTTTTAAATCATTGCTTTAAACTGCattataaattagaaaaaaaaagttatctggTGTCTTGTTTTCCATAAACAAATAAGTAGGTGagatgttgctcaaaatgtaacattaatcTAATAGTGGTTGTAAAAGTGgaataagaataaaaatgaaagattaatcaCTGACTTACAGTACAAGCATGACCATATGGTTTTGGACCCCTTGATTGTGTATTGTACAGAGTtgcttatgtttattattattatttctttaaataaaacattggtCAGTAGTGTGACCTGATGGACTGTAGCTGTTTTGATTTTCCTGTGACATTTATATGCAGTATTTATAATTGAGTATGAAGTGTATACAGCCCTGATCATATTAACCTGCTATATAATACTGGTTATTCACTGTACAATCAAAAAACCTGACACTGATCTTTTATGGTTTTCAAGCTATAATTACTAGAGGAAATGCATGCATAGTATATAAGGTTTTGCTAGAAAAAATCTGGAACAACTGAAAGGGATTTTGTTCCAATTTTCTATTATGTTCTGCCAAATATGCTGTTCATTTTTGTTCCTTAAACCAGCAACAGTGTTGTGAATAAAGCTGTGAGAAATTAGTTAGAAATTAGCTGGGAAAAAATTGGTGTTCCCAAACTACCATAAAGCTCCAACAAAGACCTTTCTAATAAAAGAGTCAGTTGCCAAATGTTGAAAACAACCCCTGTAGACGCTtttttataatatcatataaagCATATGTTGCTTGAAAGAAAAAGTATTTCGTTAGCGTACCATGCTAACCAGCCAATCCTGGAATCTTTGGTTGTGTTAGAAGTCCATTTAGCACAAATCCCAGTGACAGTACGAGGCTGACACCTAGTGGACATTACTATTATTTGGGAATTTACAGACACGCCTGTTTTTCCCGTCCCTCATACACAGAAGCAGGAAGCATCGGTTTTTTGGTCTGAACGTGCAGTAAAATGGCAGAATCCTGTATTTCAGTGGAGCAGTTCTTGTGTCCGgtgtgtctggatctcctgaaggatccagtgaccatccagtgtggacacagttactgtaagagctgtattacagactgctgggatcaggaggatcagaagagagtctacagctgtcctcagtgcagacagaccttcagtccaagacctgctttaTTTAAGAACGTGGTGTTTGCTGAACTgctggagaaactgaagaagaccaAACTCCAAAGTGCTGTTCCTGCTGGAGCTGGAGATGTgcagtgtgacgtctgtactggaagaaaacacaaagccatcaagtcctgtctggtgtgtctgAACTCTTACTGTCAAACTCATTTTGACCGTCATGAGGAGTTTAATTCACGTAAGCCACACAACATGATTGAagccactggacgactgcaggagatgatctgtCAGAAACACGAGAAGCTCCTTGAGGTTTTCTGTCGCACTGATCAGAAGTgtatatgtgtgctgtgtatgGATGAACATAAAAACCACAAGACTGTATCAGTCGCAGCACAGAGGACAGAGAAACAGGTATTTAACACTAGATGAAATACTGCTGACACTCAGATCATATGTGTTTATATCAGCACATTATTATCAACAGCTTACAGCATTCACAAGACAGCAGAAATAACAGCAGCTTCAAGAAGAGTTTCTCTGTTCACTGAAGACGCCCTGTAGACGCTTACTGACAGgcatttataaaatatactcTGCTTTAGCAACATAAATAATGAAGTAATAATTATTCTTTGACAAAATATATACTTCTATCAGTCAAAATACAAGTACAATGCAGTGACAGACAACTTTCTGTTCAGTAAATCTGACTGAATCCAGATGATTTTAGTCATACctattgttcatttattttatgtgtttctgTGTAGAGCCATAGCTTAATTACACAGGACACAGAACCACTTCTTATTATGCTTCATGTTAATTTATGTACAGTTGTTGTAAATTATAAATCATCCTTTTTGAAGTTCGACATCTATTGACATTTCGAGAGTGAATCCCACATTTCCTATATGCGGATGGGCCTATGTATTGAAGCATGTATGTGGCTGCTCTCCAGGCCACTTGTTGAATATGTTAAATGTTGAATATATTATACTATTATCATCAGGACAGTGTGCAAAGACCTCTCCCTTTATAATcactaaaaatgtaattcattgatCGTAATCTCACCGTTCTATTGTAGTCAGTAACACTGACCACATGATGATTTAGAGCCAGTAGTTTTCTGTGATATTGATGATCATCTGTTTGTCCTGCAGAAGCAGCTGAAGAAGATGCAGAAGACGCtccagcagagaatccagcagagagagaaagatctccagcagctgagagagactgtggagtctcataaggtgagtctggagaagaagagaagtttgtctccgtctcagttcagactcactgaagctgaatcactgtgtgtcctaacagcgctctgcacagacagcagtggaggacagtgagaggatctttactgagctcatccgctccattgagagaagccgctctgagctgatacgactgatcagagatcaggaaaagactgcagtgagtcgagctgaagaacgactggagcgactggagcaggagatcaatgatctgaggaggagagacgctgagctggagcagctttcacacacacaggatcacatccagttcctgcaggtaacacacatcTAGAAGAGCAGAATCATAGTGGACTTGAACAGATCCTGCTGTGACAGAGACTCACAGAGAAACAGTTCATGAGTGTCTTATTATATAATCATCAGTCAGACTCTCATCTAATAACAGTGGTggtgctggggggggggggggggggggggggcttgaaGGGGTTATAGCCCCATCAGAAACTTGCTTAGCCCTGATACAGCCCCCAAAGGATTTCCTAATGATGTTCCTGTTTTTGGTGTCACTTTCATTAACACTGAACAATAAAgattaaaaacctaaaaaaagaaGAGATGCCTAATATGTGGcctagaaacattttttattgtggGGGAGGGGTCAAGCAACACAACCAAGCAATGCGCAAACTGTGCACAAGAGTTATGCTGGAGAACGTCCCTCAATTCACTATAGAGAATGTTCTGGGAAAAAATGTGTATAGATATGACACTCTTATTTATTGTGTGTTAATGATTGTTCTTATTATTCAGTATTTTCATTGTATGCGATTGATATGGagtagcaatatatatatatatatatatatatatatatatatatatatatatatatatatatatatatttagaaaaaaatatataaatttatatatccATTCTGTAAAAGTTGGAGACCCCTGTTATAGAcgttcattagtttcactcaatataattagttttttagCACCCCCTCTGAACTGTTATTCCTCCCCTTAGCACCCTGAACAAAAAAATTCTGGAGCTGTCACTTTCTTTTAGCCATCTTGATAAAAATGAATGGATTTCAGCTCTGGAAATCTTGCTTAAATGGGTCTCATGTCAGAGCCTTTCTTTCACTTTTCTGTCTCCATGTGCAGCTGATGAGTTTTGATTTCCGTTTTCTGtagagtttccagtctctctcaACACCACCTAAATCTACAGATGTAGATTATCCCTTAATTTCTCTGTACTCTTCTGATGGTCTGAGAGAATCTGTCCATCAGCTAAGAGACAAACTGGAGGATTTCTGCAAAGAGGAGCTCAagaagatctcagacagaggtaaagtTGTGGAGATTAATCTGCTCTCTGAAATGAGTCCATCATTTCATATCATGGAGAACGTGTACAGGTTCTGTATATAACCATGGTTCCCCGAAGGGAACAAGATTCTGCATCCGAAGAAACTATGGGAATGCCGCCAGCATGACTATGGTGTTACAGCCCTgcctatttttctcttattttggtTAAGGTTGCAGGTTCCTCCTGGATGGGCGGGATTCCAGTGTTAATTATTGGCACCTGTGGCACCCTATTTAAGAGGCTCATGGAGCTGTGATCACTCTCtctcatttttggtttgtttgtttgaagagtGGGTTGATATTTTGTGTTCACATTTGTTTTCCACAACTCCACAAACCCAATTTCTAACagctatttgatttgattcatttgttattctttaatactttgaccctagacattatttgattaatttgaaataaatttataattgtATTGAAACCTATTTTTGTCTAAGTGCCCTCTTTATGTTGTGACTTTGAGCCGGGTCGTAAcataaattgggggctcgtccgggatcaaATTCTTGTTTGAAGTTGGGGTTTTGTGActtgtttttcaagtttttttgagAGTGGAGCATGGAAAAGGTTCATAGTTATTGGATTAATAGAGGACTCCGGTTAGGTAGAGTGGTCCAGCTGGGTTGCTAGTCAATCCTTCCAACGgagcactgtttgttttgttagtttgttttgttagtttgttatttttgaaGGTATCCCGGGTGGAGATTTAATCTCTGTTGGGGGTGCGCTATTCAGGGCCTGGTTTTTACCAGGTGACATGAAGTTCAGCGTTTAAAGTGGCCCCGAGCCTGGTAAGCCTTTGAAGATTAGAGAGGttcgttttttttgtttgtgtagtgTTTTACCGGAGTGGTTCTCTAGTATCCATGCCAATTGGTGTGGTACTTTGAATCAATGGCTAGTGTTGGGAACTTGtgaaatttattttgtttgtttgcttttgagaGAGCATTTTTTTTCATCCCCACTTTCTTCAAATTGGTAAGTAATTTTACACCAATAACAAACGTAGGGAGTCAATATACTAATTAACATGCAGTTTCGTGGTAGCTACCTTGTTGAATATTGTCAGCAGTTCAGGAGTGATTGCGTGACTTATGAATTAATCTCTTTTTGTAAGAGTATTATATTGTTGGCATGCTACTTGCGGAGAGGGTTTTGTTAAACCTTTGTATTCGTTCTCCATAGAGAAGATAAGGGGACTGATTCTGATTTGTTAATCTGATTTGTTGGTGTAGATTAAATTACCATTAAGTAACTTTGTGGAAATGGAGTTGTGTAtaaggtaaatttttttttttttggtggagtaTATTTAAAGGATATTGTTCTGATTCGTGTGAACTCCTAAAGTGGCTACTTGTTTGAAAACTTAGAGGTTTTTAGCAATGGCTTCCAATGTGGAAGAATTTCTAAAAGAACCTTCAGAGGAAGCACTTGAGAAGTGCACTAAAGAGCAGCTTTTGTTGGTTGCTGCTCATTATAATATAGAGCTCACTAAAAGTGATAAAAAACTTAAGGAGTCTATCTTAAAGAACTTGAGGGGCACTTTAGAGGAAGAAGGAGTTCTAGTTGCAAAGTTACATGTTCCAAGTAACGTTGACAGTGAAGTAAAGCTAGAAGATGGTGGTGTTACCTTGTACTCCAGTAGTTTCAGAAGGAATCAGTGAAGTGATGGTTCCTACACCTCGGTTAAATAATTCTGAAATCCTGTTTGATCTTGAGGCTTATCTATCTTATTTGCCTCAAGTTGAAAGGTCTGTTCTTGTAGAGCTGATTAGCTCTTATGAACCACTGTTTCCAGATGTGCCTAACCAAACTAATCTGGTAGTGCATGATATTGATGTTTCAGGTGCTGCCCCTGTGAAGCAACATCCCTACAGGGTGGGTCCTGAAAAGCGTGCACTGTTGAGTAAGGAGGTGGCTTATATGGTTGAACATGGAATTGCTGTACCAAGCCAAAGTGCCTGGAGTTCTCCATGTATTTTGGTGCCAAAGTCTGATGGGTCTATGAGGTTCTGTACAGATTTTCGTAAGGTTAATGCTCTAACCAAAGTAGATTCTTATCCATTGCCCCGATTGGATGACTGCATTGACCGGGTGGGTTCTGCCAGGTATGTAACCAAGTTAGATCTTTTAAAAGGTTACTGGCAGGTTCCCCTTTCTGACAGAGCCAAAGAGATGTCAGCATTTGTGACTCCAGATGGACTATGGGAATATCAGGTTATGGCTTTTGGAATGCAAAATGCTGCATCTACCTTTCAAAGGTTAGTTAACCAAGTAATATCTGGGTTAGACAATTGTGACGCCTATTTGGACGATATTGTGGTATACAGCCCTGACTGGAGTAGTCATGTAGCTCAGCTTAAAGCGCTCTTAGACCGTTTGTTGGCTGCTAATCTGACTGTTAACCTCGCTAAATGTGAGTTTGCCAAAGCAACCATTACCTATCTGGGCAAAATTGTGGGGCAAGGTCAAGTTCGAACTATTCGGGCTAAAGTTGAAGCTATAGATCATTTCCCTGTTCCTCAGTCTCGTAAAGATCTAAGGAGATTTTTGGGAATGACCGGCTATTATCGTGCCTTTTGTCCCAATTTCGC of Carassius gibelio isolate Cgi1373 ecotype wild population from Czech Republic chromosome A2, carGib1.2-hapl.c, whole genome shotgun sequence contains these proteins:
- the LOC128024337 gene encoding E3 ubiquitin-protein ligase TRIM16-like; the protein is MAESCISVEQFLCPVCLDLLKDPVTIQCGHSYCKSCITDCWDQEDQKRVYSCPQCRQTFSPRPALFKNVVFAELLEKLKKTKLQSAVPAGAGDVQCDVCTGRKHKAIKSCLVCLNSYCQTHFDRHEEFNSRKPHNMIEATGRLQEMICQKHEKLLEVFCRTDQKCICVLCMDEHKNHKTVSVAAQRTEKQKQLKKMQKTLQQRIQQREKDLQQLRETVESHKRSAQTAVEDSERIFTELIRSIERSRSELIRLIRDQEKTAVSRAEERLERLEQEINDLRRRDAELEQLSHTQDHIQFLQSFQSLSTPPKSTDVDYPLISLYSSDGLRESVHQLRDKLEDFCKEELKKISDRVAFIRTRNYFLQYSRQFTLDLNTVNKRLRLSERNRVITNTNTDPPYPDHPDRFDVWQVLCRESVCGRCYWEIEWSGDDGVHISVSYKSISRKGLGNDCVFGRNDQSWSLDCSPSSYSFIHNSKQTALHVKSTSRRIGVFVDQSAGTLSFYSVSDTMSLIHTVQTTFTQPLYPGFRVYNGTTMRLYNLLK